The following is a genomic window from Molothrus aeneus isolate 106 unplaced genomic scaffold, BPBGC_Maene_1.0 scaffold_35, whole genome shotgun sequence.
CCCCTGGAACCATTGGACCCCCAtgatcctaaggaaaggaaacCTCTGGAACCCCAAATGTGGAGAGATCAGCAATAGGGAACTGCTGGGAGAGTTTTTTGGGACTGAATCTTGACATTGTAGGGATTTTCATGGACACAAGACTCCTGCTGACTTCTCGAGATGGACCTGGCCAGGAGGAGCCTCTACTCCAAGGCGCTCCCACCTTGGTTTCCCCAAACCAGGGTCTGTCATTCCCAAGCTGTGGccagatggaggaggaggaaaaggcccAGAGATCCCTcatgaggaggggctgcaaacccagcccagggaggtgtgaggaggaaagagcccccctgagccaggAAGGAGGCCGGAGatccagcagagctcagagctggtggagaagcctcatggcagggagaagccccacaaatgcttggaatgtgggaagggttTCAGCTACAGCTCCACCCTGATGGAACACCTgaacatccacactggggagaggccctgggagtgtggggaatgtgggaagagcttcagtgGGACCTCCGACCTCAGCAAGCACCACGAGATCCACACTAGGGAATGGCCCTAGGAGTGCTTGGAATGTCAGAAGAGCTTCAAATGGGATTCAGAGATCGTCACTCACCAGCACTTGCACACCAGGGAGAGCCCTGCGAGTGTcccgagtgtgggaagagcttcgtgcgctgctccagctccatcgcCCATGGGAGGATCCGTGCTGAATGATCCTCAGTGATCCCcgttgggcagagccctggtgacCCCTGTTCTGGCTGATCCGTGTTGGGTGGGGGGAAGGTGCAGGagagatttctttcccttctccttgtgctgctgtgatttggttGGTAATAAATTCCCTCCGTGTGCCCAGGCCAGGTCTGTTGTGCCCGTGCGGGATTTGCTGAGGGATCTCTCCCggtccttgtccccagccaggATCCCTCGGTTccattttctgtccctgtgcggctgcaggggcagggacagagcggctctgggggtgcctggcATCGGGCCAGCGTCACCGCTCGCCACGGGCACCGCTGAGATCCCGCGGCCCTGGGCACGCATTGCTGGGCTCACCTGAGCTCCCACCGGCCCAGCGCCCCAAggttccccctccccaaaaaacccccagcccggggctgcagcggccCGGAAAGGCCTCAGCCAATGGCAGCGCAGGCAGGAGGCGGCTCAGCCAATGAGAGCTCGGGACGTTTTATTGCGTCATCGGTTGCCGGGCAGAGCCCGTGGCCGTTCGCTGCCCAAAAGTGGCGGCAGCCAATGAGAGCGCGCGGCGCTGCCGAGCCCGCCCTGCTCCGGACTGGTGCTGCCAGCGCAGCGCGgctgctttggggctgctgctccctgcccggccccggccaTGGGGCGAGGGGCGGCAGCTGGGGCCCTACTGGTGGCACAggtggtgctgggagcccccccggctGCGGGCGCGGAGCTCTCGGGTGAGCGGGGGGCGGGAGGCGCTGGGAcggggggggaaagggggaaaagggggcgAAGGGGGGAGCCCGgaatggagggggaggaggaggggaccCCCCCAAAGGGAGAgcgggaggggctgaggggtggggggaggggagggacggGTGGGAGAAGGTGGGGAagtggggaaaaggggagggggaaccccaaaactgagCCCGAGGGGTTGTGGATTGGGGGATTtgtgggaaaatggggaaatgggaccCCAAAAGTGATTTGGGAGCGGCCGGaggtgggaggggagaggacGTGAAAGGGGAAATGGAGGAAGGGCGGCAAAGAGGAAGCGGCAGCGCGGACAGGAGAGTCCCATGGCGGCcgtggggcacagggggtgcgGAGTGGGGATCCGGGGTGGGCCCCggagctctgggggtgctgctggggggtACTGGGGAGGCAAGCCCTTAGCTGTGTCCTGAACTCACAGGGGTGTTCCAGAACATGCATAAGTACGAATGTCAGTTCATTAACGGCACCGAAAAGGTGAGGTTCGTTGCGAGATACATCTACAAGCGGGATCAGTTCCTGATATTCGACAGCGACGTCGGGGTGTACGTGGGGTTCACCCACTATGGGGAGAGgtgggccagggacagaaacagCGACCCGGAATGGATGCAGAAAACACGGACTGCGGTGGACTGGCTCTGTCGGCACAACTACGATATTTATGCCAAGTTCACCACCGTGGAGCAGCGAGGTGATCGCGGGGCAGCGCGTCCCCTGgcgccctgccctgccaatgGCCCTGGAGCCTCAGAAACCTCCCTGGGAATCGCCCCTGGATCCCTCAGCCCTCCTTGGGCCCATCTCAGGTCCTtctgtccctcccagtccatcccagtcccttccAGTGTCCCCACGCGCGTCCATTTCAGCGACGCGTAACGGTGACGCTTTTCAGCCAATCAGGTCGCGTCTCTCTGGTGACTCATGGGTTGCCAGGCAGACCCGCAGCGCCGAGTGCCCTGCGCTGACTCGGCCTCCCAGTGCCGCGCACTTCATTAccagttcctcccagtgccaccaaaaTCCCTCCCATTACCTCTCAGCCTCTCCCGGTCTTTCACagtcccatccagcccctcCAAGTCAACTGCCAGTCCATTCCAAGCTCAGTCCCAGTTCACTCCCAGACCTCCATTCTCTCTCCCAGTGCCCGTCCATCCCCTCCCACCTATctcagtgccacccctgtccctcccagtccatcccagtccattcTCAGGCcgttcccagtccctcccagtccatttccagtccctcccaatccatTCCCAGCCGattcccagtcactcccagtccctctccaacccaccccagccctcccctctctctctcccagtgccccccagctgatcccagtgtcccctctctctctctctctctctctctctctctctctctctgctccgtgatggatttctaccctgctgccatccaggtGAGGTGgttccagggccagcaggagctctCGGAGCACGTGGTGGCCACCGACGTGATCCCCAACGGGGACTGGACCtaccagctgctggtgctgctggaaaccCCGCCCCGGCGCGGGCTCACCTACAGCTGCCAGGTGGAGCAcgtcagcctggagcagcccctgagccgGCACTGGGGTACGGGGGAGCCCCTGGGGGCGCTGGCAGAgccactgggctgtgctgggagccactgggagggagctggagagagccGGGCTAGAACTGGAAGAGGCCCTGGGGGCTGGgcaagggctgggaaggggtttgggggatgctggggagggtgggatggggttggggggGGTCCTGGCgggcactgggagggagtttgggggcgttgggtgtgactgggagggagtttgggggtgctgggtgtgactgggagggagtttgggggtgctggatgtgactgggagggagtttggggaCGCCGGGTGTGactgggagggagtttgggggcgctgggtgtgactgggagggagtttgggggtgctgggtgtgactgggagggagtttgggggcgCTGGGTGTGACTGGGAGGGATCGCAGTGAGCCCGGAGGGGCTGGAAGGAGATCGGCCATGGCAAAGCGGGGCTCGCCATGAGCTCGGttgtgctgggcacagactgggagggctctggctgagtcctgctggggctgccaagGGACTGCGAGAGGctttggggctcctggggcGCTGGGGGCAACTaggagggggctgtgggatcCTCAGAGGGACGGGAGGGTGGAGCAGCGGCCAGAAGATGAGAGAAATGCCCAGGCTAGGAGAGAAGTCCAGCCGGTCTCCAGCCAATAGGGCACTGCCCAGACTCGAAATCCGGGCCCTGTGCCCAAGCGATGTTAGGCTTGAGGGCAGTTGGTCGCAGGCGAAAATACTCCAAAGCTGCAGGCGTGGAAGAAAGGGCGACTCAGAGCTCAGTGGGGAAGTAGGTTTTATTGGAAGGGGTATTGATGGGTCGGGGAGCTGAAGTCTGAGCACTGAGGCAGGGAaatgcctcaggttttataGGGAATGGGTGGAGCCAGGAACAACAAATCAGAAGAGGGGTACAAAAGATACATTGAAGACTGACAACCATAAACAGCCAACGGGAGATGGTTGTGGGTGGGGCCTtggcccctgaaccaatcacccAACACCCcggccagaagcttctggaaaaagggGCAGGGGTGCCGGGTGACGGGCAGGCGGCCAGGGGAGGGAGACAAACAAGATACATTGGGGGAACCATGGAAACGTGGGAGGAGCACTGTAATTGACAAGAACTGGAATTTGGGCAGAACCACTAATCCATCCACGgggggaaaactgaacaaacctcgaacaaaccacaacatctcccccttttttgtttaaaaagaaaaagaaaccggGAGGGGAATCAACCAAGTCTTTAAGCTAAACGGTCGTCATCTCTCGAGCTGTTTCAGAGTCTATACTTTCGCTGTCTGCGCTCTCGGAGCCTGAAATCGAGGCAGGGTCCTCCTCGACTCCGGGGAGTTCCAGGTGGTTCACTTGGGCTGCGGTGGCATTCAATAAAAGTCTCTTGATTAGtccccacagcagggagcaggcgGCAGCGATGATGACTATAACTGAAACTAAATACAAAACAGATCGAAGTATGGAGCCGGCCCATCCCGACAGTCCCCAGCCTTTAAACAGGCTCCCCAGCCAGTCCAACGTCTCGTTTTTGATTTCATGGACGAGTTCTTTCATTTTGCGTATGGAGACCCTCGCATCTTCTGCTTTAGATGACAAATTCAAGCAGCACAGGCCCTCGAATTCCTCACAGCTATGAtggtggagcagcaggaggaaatcgATGGCCGCCCGATTTTGCAGGGTCGCCTTCCTAGTTATCTCCTCGTCTGTGAAGAGGTCAGTCAAAGCAGCTGAGGTAAAATTCGCCTGCTTTGCCACCCAACACTCTAGGCGGCCCAATTCACCCAGAGACTTCGCGATTGACACCCAAGGTAAAAAGATGGTGAGCGCAATCGATTTTGGTCTTGCCCAATGTTCAATTTTTGAGTCGCAGTCCGGGTCGAAGTCTCTAAGATCTCTTTTGGAAATTGCCAATTCGGACTGCGACTTCTTAATTTTCCAATCTCTAATTTGGGTAACGTTGGGGGTAAGCAGCGTCAGCTTGCCGAAAGTGCAGACGCCTCCGGCCAGACGAGGGGGGATGCCAGCCCACGCCCGGTCTCCGCAAATAAAAAAGGTTCCTCTGGGCAGCGCTAATGGTTTTACGCCAAGGGTGGAAGCCAGCGGCAATCTGATGGTAAAATTGCACCATCGCGCTGCCTGGTACTCCGGACTAGATGGTCTGATGTCCGAGTATTTCGAGGAACCGAACAGGGGGGCATACTGAAACCAAATACAAACAGAAGACTTTGCGGAGCCAACTAAATGAAGCTCTGGAGGGTCGGACTGCAGGGGGGTCAATTTCCTGAGCCCGTCCCTCCAGGCGTTCTGGGCGTCTACCATTAAAGGGGGGTTGCGATGAAGTAAGGAACCTAAGGTAACGTTAAAAGGAAAGGGGAACTCAAAAAGAGGCAGAGGGATCCCCACTAGGCATGACGACATCGGGTCTTCTGCTGAGCCAAGGTCCAGGCAGATGTGCTCCTGGCCCATGGCTTGAGCGAGGGTTCTCCATACGTTCGCCCTTGGCTGGGGAACGATCCAAGGGTCTGCCGACGGTATAGTTGACCACATGAGGATGACTGTCAGGATGATGAAATGATGGGCCCGGTCCATGTTGATGTGAAAGTAACTAAAACGAACAAGAGGGAGAGACGTAAGAAAAAACTTAAACTTGGttctgcccaaggcaggggggGATACAGGTTAAGGGTGGCCCCATCCCCTTAGGgtttccgccgccgccgccaacACGCCTCGGTGACCTGCCCCACGTTTTCTGCCCCTGGAGTCTTCCCAGGGCGAAAGGGCTTGACCCATTTTGCTGGGATCCACCTCGGACCTGAGGGGGTGGACACACAAGCGTATCCCCTTCCCCAGGTCACGAGGTCGAAAGGCCCTTCCGTTTTCCAGGTCTCCGGATCCTTAATGAGGACAGGAGGCctggccctgagctgcagctgctcgtGTTGCCCGAAGTGTCGCACTATGGGCGGGTTCAGGTTTTCATACGAACAATTTAAAAAGTTGATGGTATAAAGCGCCCTCGCGAGACGGATGTGGGGAGACTCCACCTTCACGGCCACTCGTTGTTGATCCAAAACTCTTTTaaggctctggtgggtcctttccaccacggcttggcctgtcggggaataggggatgccggttttatgttctattccccattgctgcaggaagcttcGCAGCTCCCTGGACTTGTACGCTGGGCCGTtgtctgtttttaaaactttggggatgcccaggacagcaAACGCTTGAAGCAGATGCTTCTCACAATCTGCCGCCTTTtcccctgtgtgggcagaggcatagACGGCGCCAGAGAAAGCGTCCACAGAAACATGAACAAACTGAAGCCGGCCAAAAGATGGAATGTGGGTGACATCCATCTGCCACACCTCACAACTTGATAGACCGCGGGGGTTAGCTCCCAAAGGTATAGACgggagctggtgggactggcaaTGGGGACATGTAGCCACGATCGCCTTGGCCTGTTCGCGGGTAAGATGAAATTGCCGAACAAGGCCAGGGGCG
Proteins encoded in this region:
- the LOC136570545 gene encoding class II histocompatibility antigen, B-L beta chain-like — translated: MGRGAAAGALLVAQVVLGAPPAAGAELSGVFQNMHKYECQFINGTEKVRFVARYIYKRDQFLIFDSDVGVYVGFTHYGERWARDRNSDPEWMQKTRTAVDWLCRHNYDIYAKFTTVEQRVPPSATKIPPITSQPLPSLSLCSVMDFYPAAIQVRWFQGQQELSEHVVATDVIPNGDWTYQLLVLLETPPRRGLTYSCQVEHVSLEQPLSRHWEMPPDAARSKMLTGIGGFVLGFVFLALGLGFYVRKKLLSRRRPQPLPVGSGPAGTPRSVPAPLILGGVPCPPSPAGALPPPSACSQCSQ